A single genomic interval of Antarcticibacterium arcticum harbors:
- a CDS encoding DUF6973 domain-containing protein yields the protein MKFREIVSLTGIFIFSPQYFLPTLRATKNTLKNCNVRYGELHHSNDLTNAYRHALWNLLICEECFKVTGNVEKTINWARKITDLHEELSPNLPLEKAMDLHNNRIGREIFKDSFYDKRNSGELLDQKMREAVKIDHISQLQNRETQLIFIESREK from the coding sequence TTGAAATTCCGTGAAATAGTTAGTTTAACCGGAATATTCATTTTCTCACCCCAATATTTTTTGCCAACGCTGAGGGCAACAAAAAACACCCTCAAAAATTGCAATGTGCGTTACGGGGAATTGCACCATTCCAACGACCTCACGAACGCATACAGGCATGCGCTTTGGAATTTATTGATCTGCGAGGAATGCTTTAAGGTTACCGGAAATGTGGAAAAAACAATTAACTGGGCCCGAAAGATTACAGATCTCCATGAAGAACTGTCCCCCAATTTGCCGTTGGAGAAAGCAATGGATTTGCATAATAACCGGATTGGAAGGGAAATATTTAAAGATAGCTTTTACGATAAAAGGAATTCCGGGGAGTTATTAGATCAAAAAATGAGAGAAGCTGTAAAGATAGATCACATATCACAGCTGCAAAACAGGGAAACCCAACTGATATTTATAGAATCCCGTGAAAAGTAA
- the hemF gene encoding oxygen-dependent coproporphyrinogen oxidase gives MKDKFYSYIQQLQDSITSGLEKIDGKAKFREDLWEREEGGGGRTRVIENGAVFEKGGVNISAVHGPLPPAMQQYFKVGEVDFFACGLSLVLHPVNPMVPTVHANWRYFEMYDKTGNVIDQWFGGGQDLTPYYLFEEDATHFHQICKRACDAHDPQFYARFKKQCDEYFWNSHRNEARGIGGLFFDYCKASEQRNIEQWYDFVTTVGNSFLEAYVPIVERRKNLNYSTENRNWQEIRRGRYVEFNLVHDKGTLFGLKTNGRIESILMSLPPHVQWVYDHQPAPGSKEEDLLKVLKNPKNWVE, from the coding sequence ATGAAGGACAAATTCTACAGTTACATTCAGCAATTACAGGACAGCATTACTTCAGGGCTTGAAAAAATTGACGGGAAAGCAAAATTCAGGGAAGACCTGTGGGAAAGGGAAGAAGGCGGGGGCGGAAGAACCCGGGTTATTGAGAACGGGGCTGTATTTGAAAAAGGCGGTGTTAATATTTCAGCAGTCCACGGGCCACTTCCCCCGGCCATGCAGCAATATTTCAAGGTGGGAGAAGTAGATTTTTTTGCCTGTGGCCTTAGCCTGGTGCTTCACCCTGTAAATCCAATGGTCCCCACAGTTCATGCAAACTGGCGATATTTTGAGATGTATGATAAAACCGGGAATGTTATAGATCAATGGTTTGGAGGGGGGCAGGATCTTACACCTTATTACTTGTTCGAGGAGGATGCTACCCATTTTCACCAGATATGTAAAAGAGCTTGTGATGCTCACGACCCCCAGTTTTATGCCAGATTCAAGAAACAGTGTGACGAATATTTCTGGAACAGTCATCGCAATGAGGCCAGGGGAATTGGCGGATTATTCTTTGATTACTGTAAAGCTTCAGAACAAAGAAATATTGAGCAATGGTATGATTTTGTAACCACAGTAGGAAATAGTTTCCTGGAGGCATACGTTCCCATTGTAGAAAGACGAAAAAATTTAAATTATTCAACAGAAAACAGGAACTGGCAGGAAATACGCCGGGGCCGGTATGTTGAATTTAACCTTGTTCACGATAAAGGAACCCTTTTCGGTTTAAAAACCAACGGAAGGATAGAAAGTATTTTAATGAGCCTTCCTCCACATGTACAATGGGTGTATGATCACCAGCCCGCCCCCGGCAGCAAAGAAGAGGATCTGCTCAAAGTTTTAAAAAACCCAAAAAATTGGGTGGAATGA
- a CDS encoding ribonuclease E inhibitor RraB has translation MNRIVIKLFKTYGGRLTKKRPITHWFYFREKEDLLKFEIHMSQIGFSTHFKELTRKTSKEKLLLIVERNEKLNLDFINFDTEEFQSTARKYRGRI, from the coding sequence GTGAATAGAATAGTGATAAAACTCTTTAAGACTTATGGAGGAAGGTTGACAAAAAAACGTCCCATAACTCACTGGTTTTACTTTCGGGAAAAAGAGGATTTGCTAAAGTTTGAAATTCACATGAGCCAAATAGGTTTTTCAACGCATTTTAAGGAATTAACAAGAAAAACCTCAAAAGAAAAATTACTTTTGATTGTTGAGCGAAACGAAAAATTAAATTTAGATTTCATCAATTTTGACACTGAAGAATTTCAATCAACAGCCAGAAAATATAGAGGGAGAATATGA
- the hemC gene encoding hydroxymethylbilane synthase, with translation MTKTIRIGTRDSELALWQANTVKAALENLGHTAVLVPVKSEGDLNLDQPLYEMGITGIFTKTLDIAMITGKIDIAVHSMKDVPTALPKGIVEAAILKRANSADILLHKGLDFLKGDGTIATGSLRRKAQWLHKYPHHKVVDLRGNVNTRLKKLESSDWGGAIFAAAGLERINLTPSNHLSLDWMIPAPAQGAMLVVAMKNDPYCLEALSPLNHVETETCVHVEREFLRVLEGGCTAPIGALAIVKEKTLHFKGALFSLDGRQNVQVEKTVSLENTHNFGRDWALEILNNGGEDLMKEIKQVLN, from the coding sequence ATGACAAAAACAATAAGAATTGGGACGCGCGATAGTGAATTGGCACTATGGCAGGCAAATACTGTAAAGGCTGCCCTGGAAAATCTGGGTCATACCGCGGTGCTGGTTCCGGTTAAATCTGAAGGTGATCTCAATCTTGACCAACCCCTCTATGAAATGGGAATAACAGGGATTTTCACAAAAACCCTGGATATTGCTATGATCACGGGGAAAATAGATATAGCGGTGCATTCCATGAAGGATGTTCCCACCGCCCTTCCAAAAGGAATAGTTGAAGCTGCAATATTAAAAAGAGCAAATTCTGCCGATATTTTACTTCACAAGGGCCTGGACTTTCTTAAAGGTGATGGAACAATTGCCACCGGAAGCCTTAGAAGAAAAGCGCAATGGCTGCATAAATACCCTCACCATAAAGTGGTTGACCTTCGCGGGAATGTTAACACGCGATTAAAAAAACTGGAAAGCAGTGACTGGGGTGGGGCAATTTTTGCCGCTGCCGGCCTGGAACGCATAAATCTCACGCCAAGTAATCATTTATCTCTTGATTGGATGATCCCGGCTCCTGCACAGGGAGCTATGCTGGTGGTAGCCATGAAAAATGATCCTTATTGTTTGGAGGCATTATCGCCCCTAAATCATGTGGAAACCGAAACCTGTGTTCACGTTGAAAGAGAATTTCTGCGCGTTCTTGAAGGTGGTTGTACCGCCCCAATAGGCGCACTTGCCATTGTAAAGGAAAAAACCTTGCATTTCAAAGGTGCATTGTTTAGTTTGGACGGGCGGCAAAACGTTCAGGTTGAAAAAACGGTTTCTTTGGAAAATACGCACAATTTTGGAAGAGATTGGGCCCTGGAAATTTTGAATAATGGCGGGGAAGATCTAATGAAAGAGATTAAGCAGGTTTTAAATTGA
- the tnpA gene encoding IS200/IS605 family transposase, protein MADTYSQIYIQIIFAVKGRANLIPNNKKQELYKYITGIVTNEQQKLIAINGMPDHIHILIGLKPNKSLSDLVRDVKSNSSRFINEKRWTAVKFEWQKGFGAFSYGHSQLSRVIRYIEQQEEHHHKLTFKEEYSRILELYRISYNPNHTFKEN, encoded by the coding sequence ATGGCCGACACCTATTCTCAAATATATATTCAAATAATCTTTGCGGTAAAAGGGAGGGCAAATTTAATTCCTAACAATAAAAAGCAGGAATTGTATAAATATATTACCGGAATTGTAACTAACGAACAACAGAAATTAATTGCCATCAACGGAATGCCCGATCATATTCATATTTTGATTGGCCTTAAACCTAATAAATCTTTATCCGACCTGGTGAGGGACGTAAAATCAAATTCCTCACGTTTTATCAACGAAAAAAGATGGACAGCCGTAAAATTTGAATGGCAAAAGGGATTTGGTGCCTTTTCCTATGGGCATTCCCAGCTTAGCCGAGTCATACGCTATATAGAACAGCAGGAAGAGCATCATCACAAACTCACTTTTAAAGAAGAATATTCCCGGATTCTGGAACTCTATAGAATTTCCTATAATCCCAATCACACTTTCAAGGAAAATTAA
- a CDS encoding AraC family transcriptional regulator, with the protein MELVEENIAGGFIDQTKIEDGFYILKFQNEADTPQLISRGISSSYIQFHFNVKGKSKFLFNNGNYQLPLEEEKSLLLYNPKQDLPLNLELQAKSWLISLVISIEKFHSLFSEEAKFIPFLTLENKDKKYYQDGTISPSMAIVLNQLMNFNLMPTIKSLYFKGKAYELLSLQFNRAGDPDVEQCPFLSDEVNILKIRKAKDIVISRMAEPPSLQELSDEIGLSLKKLKEGFKQIYGDSVYSFLFDYKMEYARKLLDSGEYNVNEVGLKVGYSTASHFIASFRKKFGTTPKKYIMSLPAAN; encoded by the coding sequence ATGGAATTGGTAGAAGAAAATATCGCTGGAGGGTTTATTGATCAAACAAAAATTGAGGATGGATTTTATATTTTAAAATTTCAGAATGAAGCTGATACCCCTCAATTAATAAGCCGTGGAATTAGCAGCAGCTATATCCAGTTTCATTTTAATGTAAAGGGTAAAAGCAAATTTTTGTTCAATAATGGCAATTATCAATTGCCCCTGGAGGAAGAGAAATCCTTGCTTTTGTATAATCCCAAACAGGACCTGCCTTTAAATCTGGAGTTGCAGGCTAAGTCCTGGCTCATATCGCTGGTCATATCTATAGAGAAATTCCATTCCCTTTTCTCTGAGGAAGCTAAATTTATCCCCTTTCTTACCCTGGAGAACAAGGATAAGAAATATTACCAGGACGGTACTATTTCCCCTTCCATGGCGATAGTGTTAAACCAGCTGATGAATTTTAACCTGATGCCTACTATAAAATCTTTATATTTTAAAGGCAAGGCCTATGAGTTGCTGAGTTTGCAATTCAACCGCGCAGGAGATCCAGATGTAGAACAATGCCCATTTTTAAGTGATGAGGTAAACATCTTAAAAATAAGAAAGGCCAAGGATATTGTGATCTCCAGAATGGCAGAGCCCCCTTCGTTACAGGAACTATCAGATGAAATAGGCTTAAGCCTTAAAAAACTAAAAGAGGGTTTTAAACAAATCTATGGTGATTCAGTTTATAGTTTTCTGTTTGATTATAAAATGGAATATGCCAGAAAGTTACTTGATAGCGGGGAATACAATGTGAATGAGGTAGGTTTAAAGGTGGGTTACAGCACCGCAAGCCATTTTATTGCATCCTTCAGAAAAAAATTTGGCACTACTCCCAAGAAGTATATCATGTCTCTTCCTGCAGCTAATTAA
- the hemE gene encoding uroporphyrinogen decarboxylase yields the protein MINNDLFLKALNGETVERPPVWMMRQAGRYLPDFMKLKDKYDFFTRCRTPELATEITVMPIRQIGPDAAILFSDILVVPQAMNIEVEMKPGLGPWLPNPIRTGADVEKVIVPNIEETLGYVLDAVKMTKKELNNEVPLIGFAGSPWTILCYAVQGQGSKNFDIAKKFCFTNPVAAHALLQKITDTTIAYLKAKVAAGVDAIQIFDSWGGMLSPTDYPIFSFNYIQQIVDALKDEIPVIVFGKGCWFALNDMARSGASALGVDWTCSPRNARYLSGGEITLQGNFDPARLYSPPAEIKKMVHQMIDEFGKDRYIVNLGHGILPDIPVENAKAFIEAVKEYRPR from the coding sequence ATGATTAATAATGATCTTTTTTTAAAAGCCCTTAATGGAGAAACGGTAGAACGTCCGCCGGTGTGGATGATGCGTCAGGCAGGTAGATACCTTCCCGATTTTATGAAGTTAAAGGATAAATACGATTTCTTTACAAGATGCCGTACCCCTGAACTTGCTACTGAAATAACTGTAATGCCAATACGCCAGATTGGACCAGATGCTGCGATTCTTTTCAGCGATATTCTTGTGGTGCCGCAGGCTATGAACATAGAGGTAGAAATGAAACCGGGATTAGGCCCATGGCTTCCAAATCCCATAAGGACCGGGGCCGATGTTGAAAAAGTGATTGTTCCCAATATTGAAGAGACGCTTGGTTATGTGCTCGATGCAGTAAAAATGACCAAAAAAGAACTTAACAACGAAGTGCCTTTAATAGGATTTGCCGGTTCCCCGTGGACCATCCTTTGTTATGCTGTACAAGGGCAGGGTTCCAAGAATTTTGATATCGCAAAAAAATTCTGTTTTACAAATCCTGTAGCAGCGCATGCTTTATTACAAAAGATCACAGATACCACTATTGCCTATCTGAAAGCAAAAGTTGCTGCCGGGGTAGATGCGATACAGATCTTTGATTCCTGGGGAGGTATGCTTTCCCCTACAGATTATCCCATCTTTTCCTTCAACTACATTCAGCAAATCGTAGATGCCCTTAAGGATGAGATCCCGGTAATTGTATTTGGAAAAGGATGCTGGTTTGCATTAAATGATATGGCACGGTCCGGCGCCTCTGCTTTGGGAGTAGACTGGACATGTTCTCCCAGAAATGCTAGGTACTTAAGCGGTGGGGAAATAACCCTGCAGGGAAATTTTGATCCTGCCCGGCTTTATTCACCTCCTGCAGAAATAAAGAAGATGGTGCATCAAATGATAGATGAATTTGGAAAAGACCGCTATATTGTTAATCTGGGCCACGGAATTTTACCTGATATTCCTGTTGAAAATGCCAAAGCCTTTATAGAAGCGGTTAAAGAATACAGACCACGCTAG
- a CDS encoding ThuA domain-containing protein: MRYLKPIIFTLSLLLFSAMKAQDRQVLVFYKTEGFIHNSIPAGLQAIEGLGKGNNFKVKHTNKGEDFTKEALRSLDLVIFLNTTGDVLNKEQQESFEQYIHSGGSFFGIHSAAETEYDWEWYGRLVGAYFKDHPKVQPATIEVVQPNHPSVAHLPLAWNRADEWYNYKMINPEIRILLNLREDSYEGGNMGLNHPIAWYRELDGGGISVYTGGGHEITSYEEPLFVEHLLQCILFALNAGDRKK; encoded by the coding sequence ATGCGCTACCTTAAACCAATTATATTTACTTTAAGCCTGCTTCTTTTCAGCGCAATGAAGGCACAGGACAGGCAAGTACTGGTATTTTACAAAACCGAAGGTTTTATCCACAATTCTATTCCTGCAGGATTGCAGGCAATTGAAGGTCTTGGAAAAGGAAATAATTTTAAAGTTAAGCATACAAATAAAGGTGAAGATTTTACTAAGGAGGCACTTAGGAGTTTAGACCTTGTAATTTTCCTGAATACAACAGGCGATGTGCTCAATAAAGAGCAACAAGAATCCTTTGAACAGTATATTCATTCCGGAGGAAGTTTTTTCGGAATCCACTCCGCTGCAGAGACAGAGTATGACTGGGAATGGTACGGAAGACTGGTGGGAGCATACTTTAAAGACCACCCTAAAGTGCAGCCCGCAACCATTGAAGTAGTCCAACCAAACCACCCCAGTGTGGCCCATTTACCTTTAGCGTGGAACCGCGCAGATGAATGGTATAACTACAAAATGATAAATCCGGAAATACGTATCCTGTTAAACCTAAGGGAAGATTCCTATGAGGGTGGAAATATGGGGCTTAACCATCCCATAGCCTGGTACAGGGAACTGGATGGGGGTGGAATTTCAGTTTATACCGGGGGAGGCCATGAAATTACATCCTATGAAGAGCCTCTTTTTGTTGAACATTTATTGCAATGCATTTTATTTGCGCTAAATGCCGGAGACCGTAAGAAGTAA
- a CDS encoding uroporphyrinogen-III synthase, whose product MQTILSTKMLSPAQKNLLLNAGIGLVEYNAIKIESLDFRCEDIIQNAIITSRNTAKAIIRRNIQIDNVFCVGEKTASLLNENGYNLLETADYGKELAVKLLENYRERVYTFFCGDKRMDDIPLSLKKNNINFREIEVYRTHLDPKAFDQEFDGILFFSPSAVQSYIMKNETSSSVAFCIGTTTAAEAKKYTDNIIIATRPSIENVLVQVVKKFKV is encoded by the coding sequence ATGCAAACCATACTCTCTACCAAAATGCTTTCTCCGGCTCAAAAAAATCTATTGCTTAATGCCGGTATAGGATTAGTAGAGTATAATGCCATTAAAATAGAATCATTAGATTTTAGGTGTGAAGATATTATCCAGAATGCCATAATAACCAGCAGGAATACAGCAAAAGCGATCATACGCCGAAATATCCAAATTGATAATGTTTTTTGCGTAGGCGAAAAAACAGCGTCCCTTCTAAATGAAAATGGATACAATCTCCTTGAAACAGCTGATTACGGAAAGGAACTTGCTGTAAAATTATTGGAAAACTATCGGGAAAGAGTTTACACATTTTTTTGTGGAGATAAGCGAATGGATGATATACCTTTAAGTTTAAAGAAAAATAATATTAATTTCAGGGAAATCGAGGTATATAGAACACATCTGGACCCGAAAGCTTTTGATCAGGAATTCGATGGGATTCTTTTCTTTAGTCCCAGCGCTGTTCAAAGTTATATAATGAAAAATGAAACTTCGAGCTCTGTGGCATTTTGTATTGGAACAACTACTGCCGCAGAAGCCAAAAAGTATACAGATAATATAATTATTGCCACCCGGCCAAGTATTGAAAATGTATTGGTTCAGGTGGTTAAAAAATTTAAAGTATGA
- the hemA gene encoding glutamyl-tRNA reductase, with the protein MENYNISRGKHFYTIGLSYKKADAAIRGHFSLTEDGKKNLLNQAREEGIDGLLVTSTCNRTELFGFAQHPFQLIKLLCEHTHGTVEEFEKVAYVYKNKEAISHLFRVGTGLDSQILGDFEIISQLKRGFVLAKQAGVANPFMERLVNAVIQASKRIKNETQISSGATSVSFASVQYILREVEDVTNKNILLFGTGKIGRNTCENLIKHTKNTHITLINRTKDKAEKIAGKFNLRVKDYADLQSEIRETDILIVATGAQNPTINKELIYSKRNLLILDLSIPKNVADDVAEMDNVKLLHLDQLAQMTDETLERRKQFIPKALEIIAEVEGEFNKWLETRKFAPTIKALKKKLKTMKDNEIDFQRRKIANFNDEQAEIVSNRIIQKIMNHFANHLKDDSNTTDESLELIQRVFQLEDTYK; encoded by the coding sequence ATGGAAAATTATAATATCTCCAGAGGAAAACATTTCTATACAATTGGCCTTAGCTATAAAAAAGCTGATGCTGCTATACGCGGTCACTTTAGTTTAACTGAAGATGGCAAGAAAAACCTTTTAAACCAGGCAAGAGAAGAAGGCATAGATGGCCTTTTGGTAACTTCTACCTGTAACAGAACCGAACTTTTTGGATTTGCACAGCATCCCTTTCAACTTATCAAATTACTTTGCGAGCATACCCACGGTACGGTTGAAGAATTTGAAAAGGTAGCCTATGTTTATAAGAACAAGGAGGCGATCTCCCATTTATTCAGGGTAGGTACAGGTCTTGACAGCCAGATCCTGGGGGATTTTGAGATCATTAGTCAGTTAAAAAGAGGTTTTGTACTCGCCAAACAAGCCGGGGTAGCCAACCCTTTCATGGAACGCCTTGTAAATGCAGTTATCCAGGCAAGCAAACGTATTAAGAATGAAACCCAGATCTCTTCTGGTGCTACATCTGTTAGTTTTGCCTCTGTTCAATATATATTAAGAGAAGTAGAAGATGTTACCAACAAGAACATTCTTCTCTTCGGGACAGGGAAAATAGGCCGTAATACCTGTGAAAACCTTATCAAGCATACCAAGAACACTCATATAACCCTTATAAACCGCACCAAGGACAAAGCCGAAAAGATTGCGGGAAAATTCAATTTAAGGGTGAAGGATTATGCCGACCTGCAATCTGAGATACGGGAAACCGATATACTTATTGTGGCAACCGGTGCTCAAAATCCTACCATTAATAAAGAATTGATCTATTCTAAACGTAATCTTCTCATCCTGGATCTTTCTATTCCAAAGAATGTGGCAGATGATGTGGCTGAAATGGATAATGTGAAATTACTGCATTTGGATCAACTGGCTCAAATGACAGATGAAACTCTGGAAAGAAGGAAGCAATTTATTCCAAAGGCACTTGAGATCATTGCCGAAGTTGAAGGAGAGTTCAATAAGTGGCTGGAAACCCGCAAATTTGCTCCTACCATCAAAGCCCTGAAAAAGAAGCTCAAGACCATGAAGGACAATGAAATTGATTTTCAACGTCGCAAGATCGCAAATTTTAATGATGAGCAGGCAGAGATCGTGAGCAACAGGATCATTCAAAAAATTATGAATCATTTTGCCAATCACCTTAAAGATGATTCCAATACTACAGATGAAAGCCTGGAACTTATCCAACGGGTCTTTCAACTGGAAGATACCTACAAATGA